The following proteins are encoded in a genomic region of Vicugna pacos chromosome 16, VicPac4, whole genome shotgun sequence:
- the WIPF2 gene encoding WAS/WASL-interacting protein family member 2, which translates to MPIPPPPPPPPGPPPPPTFNQANTEPPRLSREEQRGRGALLQDICKGTKLKKVTSINDRSAPILEKPKGSSGGYGSGAAALQPKGGLFQGGVPKLRPVGAKDGSESLAGKPALQVPSSRAAAPRPPVSTASGRPQDDTDNRASLPELPRMQRPSLPDLSRPNTTSSTGMKHSSSAPPPPPPGRRANAPPTPLPMHSNKAPAYNREKPLPPTPGQRLHPGREGPPAPPHVKPPPSPVNIRTGPSSQSLAPPPPPYRQPPGVPNGPSSPTNESAPELPQRHNSLHRKTPGPVRGLAPPPPTSASPSLQSNRPPPPARDPPSRGAAPPPPPPMIRNGARDAPPPPPPYRMHGSDPPSRGKPPPPPSRTPAGPPPPPPPPLRNGHRDSITTVRSFLDDFESKYSFHPVEDFPAPEEYKHFQRIYPSKTNRAARGAPPLPPILR; encoded by the exons ATGCcaattcctcctccccctccaccacctcccggtcctccgccacctcccacTTTTAATCAG GCAAACACTGAGCCGCCCAGGCTGAGTAGAGAGGAGCAGCGGGGTCGAGGTGCTCTCTTACAGGACATCTGCAAGGGGACCAAGCTGAAGAAGGTGACCAGCATTAATGATCGGAGCGCTCCCATCCTCGAGA AACCCAAAGGAAGCAGTGGTGGTTATGGCTCTGGAGCAGCTGCCCTGCAGCCCAAGGGAGGTCTCTTCCAAGGAGGAGTGCCAAAGCTCCGCCCTGTGGGAGCCAAGGATGGTTCAG AGAGCCTAGCTGGTAAGCCAGCCCTCCAAGTCCCCAGTTCTCGAGCTGCTGCCCCAAGACCTCCAGTGTCCACAGCCAGCGGACGCCCTCAAGATGATACAGACAACCGAGCCTCACTCCCAGAACTGCCCCGGATGCAGAGACCCTCCTTACCGGACCTCTCTCGGCCTAATACCACCAGCAGTACGGGCATGAAGCACAGCTCCTcggcccctcctccacctcccccaggACGGCGTGCCAACGCCCCCCCTACACCTCTGCCTATGCACAGCAACAAAGCCCCGGCCTACAACAGAGAGAAGCCCTTGCCGCCCACGCCGGGGCAGAGGCTTCACCCTGGTCGAGAGGGACCTCCTGCTCCACCCCACGTCAAGCCACCTCCTTCCCCTGTGAATATCCGAACGGGACCAAGTAGCCAGtctctggctcctcctcctccgccttaCCGCCAGCCTCCTGGGGTCCCCAATGGACCCTCCAGTCCCACTAACGAGTCAGCCCCTGAGCTGCCACAGAGACACAATTCTTTGCATAGGAAGACACCAGGGCCTGTCAGAGGCCTCGcgcctcccccacccacctcagCCTCCCCCTCTTTACAAAGTAATAGGCCACCTCCCCCAGCCCGAGACCCTCCCAGTCGGGGAGCAG CTCCTCCACCCCCGCCACCCATGATCCGAAATGGTGCCAGGgatgctccccctccccctcccccataccGAATGCATGGGTCAGACCCCCCGAGCCGAGGAAAGCCCCCACCTCCGCCCTCAAGGACGCCAGCTgggccaccccctcctcctccacctcccctgaGGAATGGCCACAGAGATTCCATTACCACTGTCCGATCTTTCTTGG ATGATTTCGAGTCAAAGTATTCTTTCCATCCAGTAGAAGACTTTCCTGCTCCAGAAGAGTATAAACACTTTCAGAGAATTTATCCCAGCAAAACAAACCGAG ctgcCCGTGGAGCCCCACCTCTGCCACCCATTCTCAGGTGA